The Glycine soja cultivar W05 chromosome 9, ASM419377v2, whole genome shotgun sequence sequence TAGATTTGCTAGTTTCTCTCCAATCCCATTTCATATGCCATTTGCAAATTCAAAGAATTTGTTAGGTTATTTAGTAGACCTATAAATTGTAAGAAAATACGTTTTTGAGGATGAAAAGTGGAATATTTCTAAATTAGCATGACAAAAGtaagatagttttttttttttggcttaattACTGTTTAAGTCCTTCAATTTGGGGTATGTGCTTTTTCAAttcctaaaattttaattttttttttttgaattttgacaaattactctttaatttttggcataataaattaatattttgtggtgatttttaattatcataaattaattttttttacattgtaaaaatatcacaaattattaaaaaaactgtcTCAAGAGtgctaaaaatcatgttaaagtGTGAATTATGTaaggaaaaaaagtaatttgtcaaaattcaagaactaagaaaaatacttttaaattttaggaaGTAAAACAAACATCCTCTTAAATTTaggactaaaataataattaaattttcttcgTTTAAGAACTacaattgtattttaaaaaaacttgagagaaaaaaaaaacatatttattctattctttaattaaaatgaaaaaacagattgaaaatataaaattgtattatattgtgatttaatacaaaagtattatatattataagtttgttacacgatttattatatttatcaatttttacaCTAATTACCTCAAAATTCAtcagtaatttttatttgacaGTGTCAAAGATATTACACTGGCcatgcataaaaattaattagactctattaaaaattattttaaactataaatatcaaattaaataaaatcccAACATTGCACCAAGTAATGTAGGCAGttattaatatcataaaaaaattctaaacatCCAGTTATTCCTTTGCTTACACAATATACTTTTATGATATTAATAACTGGATGTTTATAATTTTGCACCGAAGCACGTCATTGTCGTGGCTGTTTGAGGCTTTGAGCCAAGCAAGCTTCCACAGTATACTTTGGACGatgagtttatttaaatttattttttacaaaaaagtttttttaataaaataaaaaaaaaatttattttttaaaaaagtatttatttaaattatttttacttaaaataaatatttttttaataaataaatcttatCTACTTTAAAATTGCTTTCTTTAAACAagctcacctttttttttttgtcaaacctAAAGTCTAATCTAAATAAGCTAAACGCACGCGAACTGAAATCGGCTTTTGCGAGTGATGAAAACACAGAATCGCGTTTGTAACTGAGGAATGAGTTTCTTGCAGGGAATAATTGATTCCTTCAACTCCATCTTCACACAtgataacaacaacaattatcACAACACcaattctccttcttcttcttcctcaacgAATCGAATGGAAGCTTCTCCTCCTCCTTCGGTTTCGAACGAGCGCGTTGCATACAAGCTCAAAGGCTACTTCGATTTAGCAACGCAAGAGATCGCGAAGGGCGTTAGGGCAGAGGAATGGGGCTTGATCGACGACGCGCTTCTTCACTACCGTAACGCGCACTCGATCCTCCTCGAAGCTAATTCAACTCCCGTTCCTTCCTACATCACTACCAGGTTCTCGCAATTTCGCGCCGATTAGGTGTTTCTTCGATGACGAGAAAGTAGGGTTTGTGTTTATGAGTTCTAATAATATGAATGTTTTTTGGTTGATGGAAACTGTTAAAGTGAACAGCAGAAGGTGCAATCGTATCGAGAGAAGATATCTAAATGGCAGAGTCAGGTTTCTGAGAGGTTGCAGACTCTCGCTAGACGAGCTGGCAGCTCATCTGCAAATCAGGTATGAATGTAGTTGGTGGTTAGATTTTCAAAGTAGGTGTTGTTTGCAGAGTGattaattttttggttttgtGGTTCTGAATTCTGAAATTTGAGGTTGGCATTGCAAAGTGCCACTTTAAGGAATATATTAACTGTTAAAACTGCATTATCTCTTTTCCATGATGTTGTAgacttttggttttttttttccaaagctATTGATGTTTTACAATTCAAATTCTCGTTAACTAAACTAACGAGACTGGATCAACTGACATGGGTTTATTTCAGCTTAACCTGTTGTCTGGAGTTTGAGCTTTGAGTTCGTGGTTGCGCTAAAAAAAgtctcaattaattttttttccacttaTTCGTCCTATTTATCGACTGTTACAATAGAAGTTTATCACAATTAATGAGATATTAAATAAGGTACTTAgtctcaattaatttttttttccacttatGCGTCCTATTTAACTACTGTTACAATAGAAGTTTATCACAATTAATGAGATATTAAATAAGgtatttaaattcaaaagtaacgatattatttttacttatattaagTTCTTCTTGTGTGTTGCCCTTAAACATCAATAGATATTCAATGGAGGTGGTGTTTTGTATCATAAAGAGGGGATTTGGATTACTTCCATGTAGGCAGTTATACTTGTATTTTTAAGAAGTAATTATGTTGGCTAATGGTCAGACTTCAGAGCCTTTGGACTTTTCTGCAAGCCTGTTAAATTACAGTCATTGAATGTTCTCGCTTTATATTGGCCATAGCGTACTAGTTTTATGAATATGATTATAATGAACCTTTAATGTTTTTTCCCTCAAAAATGTTTGCAGAGCACCTCAAAACTTGGTCAAACTGCTGCCGCTCCAATTAAGACATTGAGTACTAGAAAAAATGTGTTACAAAAGCCCCCTCAAAGAGGAGGTCAGGTGAATAAAGTTGGAAGCCCAAAATCTAGTCAAGCATCTGGTGTAAATTATGATGACAAACTAGTTGAAATGATTAACACTGCCATAGTAGATAGAAGTCCTTCTGTTAGATGGGAAGATGTTGGTAAGAATCTATGCACATTTGCTTCTATATTTTATATACTATCATTTCTTTGATTATTAGTGTGGAAATGCAGCTGGGCTTGAAAAGGCAAAGCAAGCTTTAATGGAGATGGTCATTTTGCCAACTAAAAGAAGAGACTTGTTTACGGGACTTCGAAGGCCAGCCAGAGGTAATGCCTTAGGACCTCATTGCATTTGGTTATATATTGGATCATGGTGAAAGTTGTGGAATGAAAAGGCCAAATATTGAAATTGCTGAACATTTTTTGTTCTAGGTTTGCTTCTCTTTGGTCCGCCTGGTAATGGAAAAACCATGCTTGCCAAAGCAGTGGCTTCAGAATCACAAGCAACATTTTTTAATGTCACAGCAGCTTCCTTGACATCAAAATGGGTATGTCTCTATCTGTGTATCAGTCGGAATTATAAGGTTTTAAGTATAGAGGGAGGAAagggaaataaaagaaaatttatacatggaaatttgactttttaattgatttgataTGATGTGTTATATGTGTTACAAAATCCTTATTTAAACTACTGCTAGGTATGATTACAAATCATGAAACATTAGAAAATATGGAAGTTAATCCCAAACAGGTAGTCCTAATCCTAGATAttctgaattattttaaaattaaaatcaagatatttttggataatttttcatatattctagCAGTATCCTTGTTTAACTCATTTATTTCTTATGTTAATATGTTTAAGTAATGGTTAATTGGTTATGACTTCAGAAGTTTCTCCATGATTAATTGTGCTCAATAGGTGGGTGAAGCTGAAAAGCTTGTCCGGACACTATTCATGGTAGCTATATCCAGACAGCCATCTGTAATTTTCATTGATGAGGTATTTCTCATGTATAGATAGAGAAATTGCTCTCCCCCCTACTATATATGACTAGAAAGACATCATAGAAGAATATGTTTAGGAATAGGAAATTCTTTTTAGCTTGCTTTAGAAGCAATGAACCACTTCAGAATCAATTCTCCTGGAGCTTTGTTTGATAActatttgaagttttgaaaaATGTCCAAATGTTATCTGCATTTCAACTATTTTTGTTTGAAGCTTGGTTCAGAGCACAACATTAATTGTtgagagaaagaaaacaagaaacatGTGATGAATTCTGTGTCAATTACACAGTGAAGGCTATTATATACAATAAGTGTCATGTCATAAATACAAAGATTACAGCCATCCAGACCTAATTATCTtgattacataataataataatatatccaCACACCCTATTTACTGTATTTCTAACCATTTTCATTGAACTATTATTCTTGAAGAGCATAGAGGGCTTGTTTTAAAATGATGTGGCTAAGGATCCCTTTTGATAAAAGTTGTATCTGGTAATTTTATCTTCTAACAGAATTAGGTTAATgacttgaaatatttattaagattgGTGATGCATATAAGCAAGTGTCAATTTATTAGTGAAACAAAGATTATTTCTTTATCACATTAGTCTGCCCTGGTTTCTAGCACTCTCAGTCTCAGGGTGACCAGCTCACCAGCATTATCATTGATTGTCCCAAATTCTATAGTGTAAAGTTAATAAGTCGTGCTACGTTGTTGTGTTTaactattagttttattttcctGAAGCCATGCTAGTTAAATAGGAGAATTTATAAAGCAGAAAGAAAAGGTTGTATTCTCTGCATCTCAATTTTTTCTCTGTTCATAACAATagtaattttctttcttaactGATAACAGATTGATAGTATAATGTCAACAAGGTTGGCAAATGAGAATGATGCCAGCAGACGATTAAAATCTGAATTTCTTATCCAGTTTGATGGGGTGACCTCCAATCCTGATGATATTGTGATTGTAATTGGTAAGCGATATATCTGAAGATACTTGATCATTCTGTTTCTAAAAATGAGCATGATTTAGAATTTAGATCCAGTACAGTGGTAATTAACAGAATAGCATGTATAGTGCGATTATAATTGGTAGGTGGGCTTTTGGCCTGTTCCAGAAATAGCTGTTTAATCTCATCTATTGGAACATCATGAGGCCATTACACAATGATTATATTTTCCTCTCTTTTAAATTCAGCTGTATCTCACATTTTGTGATATGTTAAGAACAATATTAATTCCTTTATTAGGTGGCTTGCATTGTAATCTGTCCTCCTAAAAGCTGTATATGATGAATGCAAAACTGATTTTAGCTATTGTAGATGTGGAATTGCttgctttatctttttcttttattatttcacAATATTATGTGAGTTTGAATATAGATAAGTGAATCCTATAAATCTGTTAGTCTTACTAAACTCataaatttcattttccttcttaatATAGGTGCAACAAATAAGCCACAAGAATTAGATGATGCAGTTCTTAGGAGACTGGTAAGAATTTCTTTAATGTCCTATACTGGAAGTgtagaaaatataatttcagaATGTCATGTTGCTGATGTGATTTTCAAATGATAAATGTTTATCACTGTTAGATATAAATGATCTTCTAGTTTTATTCTCattgatatatataaatatatatatatatatatatataattttttattgcttGAGCTGATAGTGTGAAATATCGTACagggatatttttttattttatttttaaaaggctAGGTTACCTTAAGTAATGGATAAATAATGTGATTCTATCATTGTCTTGAATAGTGgttttcaaatggtcatatgaAATAGAAACCCTTTCATTGATGATATTATGTTGCATATACTTTGCTAATTGAAGTATTGAGCATGTCTGTATTTAGTAGTATACCATAAACTTCTATTCTAAAAATCAGTATTCTCTTCTATGTACCTTGACAAATTTCTTAGACTCCTAGCAATTGCTTCATAGGGAGCTTCTAATTGCATGGCAATATGGCCTTCATGTACTTCCTTCCCCTGGACTTATGTTCTCGGTTATGATTCCTCTTACAACATTTCTGAAATGTTGTGCAGAAAAACTGATTAGTCttcaataaaacaaataaagcacTTGAACTATATTTTTCGAGAGACATGTCATTTGTGCCCATTGAAATCTATGCATGATTGTTTGCCATGGATAGTGATTATAATGATCTTTGAATCACATGCTGCTTCTCTACTTACTCTATTCTTGGGTTTGCTGTGAAATCTTTACTAGGTAAAGAGAATATACGTACCTTTACCAGATGAAAATGTTCGGAAGCTTCTGCTGAAACACAAACTCAAGGGTCAAGCATTCTCCTTACCTAGTAAGCAATTTGCTCATATTTTATGCTTTGTGAtacttcttttgatttttatacacTGGTGCTAGAGTGTATTTCCTGGTTATTTATTCTCCTAATGTATTCTGGTTTTATGGTGGCTggcttataatttatttactcTGGTTGTGTGAAACTTATTACCAAATTTGGACTAATTAGTTTACTTGTGTTATCAAGGATCCGACGTGCTAAATTTTTACTAACTGGTATTTTATGTTGCAGGTAGAGATCTTGAGAGGCTTGTAAAAGAGACTGAACGTAATATTTGTAGCTAAATTCGCATTTGCATGTTCCAAGTTTGAATCATGATGAGCAAGAAACTAGAATGTTgatatattcttttcttttttttcctttttaaatatGACCATAATGCTTGTTATTCTTGGTTTGCAGGATATTCTGGCAGTGATCTGCAAGCCTTGTGTGAAGAAGCTGCAATGATGCCAATTAGAGAGCTGGGTGTTGACATTCTTACTGTAAAGGCTAATCAGGCATGCTATGAAATACTATGTCTTTAGATAGGATTAGTATAATCTTGTAAATGAAAGCTAACTATATTCAGTTTTACCAGGTAAGAGGACTGAGATACGAGGATTTTAAGAAGGCAATGACTATCATTAGGCCGAGCTTAAACAAAAGTAAGTGGGAAGAGCTTGAGCGTTGGAATGAGGAATTTGGCTctaattgaagtcatattctgATGCATATATatgcatcaaattattttttaaaaaaaaaactgtgtaCATAACTGAAATTAGACTAGACGAAGGCATCAAGGTTAGTAGCTAAAACAATGAATCAGGGTGCTTCTTATTTTGTTAATGGCTATCCTGAAATCCTATTCTAGCCGCTTGTCTCAAATGActgcctttatttatttttattctttgtatATCTTTCTGATTACTATATCAAGTGATTGTAAATCCCTTCCCCCGGGGGTTTTCTGGGAAGAAAAAAGATTGATAAATTGCCCCGGAAATGAGGGGAGAAAGACATTGAAAACAAGGTTTTTTAAACATGGCAGTATATGAATTTTAAAGCTTTTAAATCGGAGTGtagtaattctttttattttctttctagcTTTTATCAATAAAGTATAGTGATTC is a genomic window containing:
- the LOC114425270 gene encoding spastin-like, with product MSFLQGIIDSFNSIFTHDNNNNYHNTNSPSSSSSTNRMEASPPPSVSNERVAYKLKGYFDLATQEIAKGVRAEEWGLIDDALLHYRNAHSILLEANSTPVPSYITTSEQQKVQSYREKISKWQSQVSERLQTLARRAGSSSANQSTSKLGQTAAAPIKTLSTRKNVLQKPPQRGGQVNKVGSPKSSQASGVNYDDKLVEMINTAIVDRSPSVRWEDVAGLEKAKQALMEMVILPTKRRDLFTGLRRPARGLLLFGPPGNGKTMLAKAVASESQATFFNVTAASLTSKWVGEAEKLVRTLFMVAISRQPSVIFIDEIDSIMSTRLANENDASRRLKSEFLIQFDGVTSNPDDIVIVIGATNKPQELDDAVLRRLVKRIYVPLPDENVRKLLLKHKLKGQAFSLPSRDLERLVKETERYSGSDLQALCEEAAMMPIRELGVDILTVKANQVRGLRYEDFKKAMTIIRPSLNKSKWEELERWNEEFGSN